The genomic stretch TCGTATTCCTTTGCTTGACTCTCTCACCCACCATTTTGCGGTGAATGAGATAATGCTACTGGCTGGTTTGAGAAACCACCTCTGCCAGGCGTCGCCTTATTTGtgaagcagcgccagcaactGCAGGACACACTCGAGCTCAACTAGATTCATGTTGTACAAGCTTGCTGCCAGGCTATTGGGCAGCACTGGTACGTGAAATTTTCAGCTCTAGAACAAACGAAAGCGACTCATCTTTCGAAAATGGAACACACGGGTTCATCACAGAGTAAAATAGTCTAGTGTGTTTACTCTAAGATTATCACGCTGACATCGCTAGGCAATCCATTTTATGAGCAATCAGAAGAATAAGAGGTTTACTGGCCACAGGGCTGTTTGTGCCTTCGGATCTCTGTTTCTTCCATGTAGGTTCCGATCTTCCACGAGGAAGCCATGAGACAACAGGGGCCGAGAAAGCCACTAGGAAGCAATCATCCGTTACCggggtctttttttcccctacGAGATGGTTCCACACGATACACAAAATTTCTGGAAGCGAGCTGATACCGAATAATCTACAGCTTGGCCAGGTTGCGGGTCCCTAGGCTACACTCCTCTCCAACAAGGCCATCCAATATAGTATCTGCATGGCTTCCACTCCAGCATTAGCGCTGTTGCCGTATCCGATGGCCTCCGAAACCCATGAAGACTATTGGGCTCTTACACTGCAATCATACCTAAGCAGCTTCGCTTCCAGTCCAAAGCTCATACGAGGCCGCTTCATCGGGAGCGGTACACCGCGGAGCCGTGTGAAACCAAACCTGCATATGGTCCCGTCCGGTACTTGCCCATTTTGGGATTGAAATACTCTGTGTCCCTTTCCAAAAGACCATGGATCATCTAAGCACTTGTGTTTCCTTCTCGTACCGAGTTTCGACTTATCCGGGATATATAGTAGGCGCACGAGCCTCTCGAGGCCATATGCCGCCTTGATCGTTTTGCAATTCATGCCGTTTGGCTTTACGGGGTGATTGGTATTAAATTTCATTGATCTCTTCCTCTACAATATACGGCACTTGGCTTTCATACGATATCGATTCATGACTCTTTCTTTATGACTTGCTTATTAGTCAGTACTTAATTTAACGACTCGACGACACTATCAATTCCTATGACATTCAGATAGATAAGCACTCAAGAGGTTTAGAGACGAAACGCCATGGACAAAACTAATTGCATTGATGGCTCTCATGTCATTCAAGATTTGTTTGGTTGCTCTGCTGAATGCCAAACTCAGTTTTTGACTTTGCTGGCATCCAGCAATGGGATGCTTGACACAATATGTCGGGCGCTCCCAGATAGACACGGAGGTGGAAGAGATGCTTTTCATATTCCTTATCATTGCGGCTCGCAATTATGCAGGATTAGCGGCAAGGAAGATGCTGATCAACAATGTGCGTTGAATACATGAAAAGATggtgctttttttctcgatTTAACTCTTGTGTTAGCCTTCATCAGTCGACTTATCAGCTCTTGTGAAAGGTATTATATAGTTCCCTTGCTCTTTGTGGTAACTACACGCTTGCTAACGTGGACTGTGGTGATAGATTGTTCAACTTGGAACAGCCAGGTCAGGCTCACGCCGTCTCAGATGATGAACAGAAACACATGCATCAACAAGACAAACTGTCCACTGCACCAGCTGTTGCTTTCCCAGCTGCAACTCCGTCAGAATTCGTCAAAGAAGGGTTCCATACTGTCACAATTACAAAATACCTCTCTGATATTCCTTCTACAGTACCCGAGTTGACCGCTTCGGGCCTCTCTGCCATTCATCTGGCTACCCCTGCAGAGAGTTCAAAGTACCAGCATCGACAGAGGTCAACTGTCGCAAACCAAGTATCCTCCACCACGAAAGTCACCATTGGAGTATCCGTCATGGTTGGGGTTCTCGTCATTATTGGCTTCATTGTGTGGCACCTGAGGATGAAGATACGCTTTCGCAACAAAAGACAGATCAGTCGTCGTCCCATCAAATCCAGTAGCCCTCCCGCGTCGCCGCTTATTTCGCCATCGAGCTCACATGCCGCCCCGCCAAAGGCTCCATTGACGCCGCCTGCGCGGCTACAAGAGCGCCGTTTCTTGCTTCCGCGCGCATTGAGTCTTCGTCGCAACAACCAGCGTCGTCAATATCAAGACGTATCTGTACGGGACAAGGCCGGAATGCCATTGGCGCCGCTTCCGCCCCTCTCGGTGTCCAGAGTGAGAAGAAGCcctggagagggagagcgCCAGACCATAACGGCAACGACAACGATTTCACTTACTACTTCTCCCACTGGACCACCGAGGAACGACACCCCGTCGGAAACTAGCATTTCCAGCGTCTTCAGTCACGTTAGCACAGTCAGGGCTACGTCGAATGCATCCACTAGCTCGGCGCcaaataagtataatagtGTCACGGCTGCGGAAATTCCAAGGCTGCCGTCGCGTGTATATGAAATGCCATCACCCGTTGGCCATTTGGCAAGCCCTGGGCCGCCTCCGACTCGAGCGCTTCCGAGCCTCCCTTTGGATGGTCGAGCTAGTCCCTTGAAATCGCCTCTATCACCTACCAGCCTGGCCCGAAGAGGCTCACCAAGCATCGGGTCTATGTCAGAATCATCTATTGGTGTAAGTGAAGGAAATGGAGACTTTCAGAGGCCGCAGGGAGGGAATAGCCAAAGCGGTTCGAGGGGATCGATAGAGGTGCCTTTGAAGTCACCGAGGAGGGTGAGGCATGTGAGGAGCCCGTTGTTGAATGAGGTGCGTCTAGACAAGGTAGTGTGAATTTACTCGGATGCTGGGATGTATTGgggaaaaagggaagaagtATACGATCTATCAGAGCCCTGGAGCTGCCCGAGGCGAGCGGTCACCCACTTTCCCCCGTGGCGAACAGGATGTCTAACCACGAGATTGCAAAGATCATCCGTGAAAACATAAGAATAGAGATATACGTTGGGGTGGATTTAAGAGAAGGGATAATGAAACAGGTAAGTCGACTTATACAACGAGCTTTTTGAGATAGACAGATGTAATCCTTTTCGATTTATAGCTTAACCATAATGCCCCCTGTTCTAACTTgtgtatctttttttcacaCCGTTTGTTGTATCTAAATGCCCTTGTCCTTCAATGAGTTGACAGTGTCAATCATGCTCTGCTCGACAGGGATCCAGTCAAtcttgagcagcttgttggTCTCGTCGCAGTTCCACTTGTACGCCTTGTTCTCATCAACGTGCTCGCCGCCCTTGACCTCCGGGCCGGGCAGCCGCTCCGCAAACTCGGGGAAGTTGTCACGGATGATCTTTGCAATCTCGTGGTTAGACGTCCTGCTCGCCACGGGGAACAGCCGGTGGCCGCTCGCCTCGGGCAGCTCCAGGGCCTTGATGTGCGCCGCGGCGGTGTCGCGCACGTCAATGTACAGGTCGACGGGTCCCGTCTCGGGGATCTCGGCCTTCCACTTGCCGCGCAGCAGGTCCGCGATGCGCTCGTTGGAGGCGTTGATGGCGTCGACGGACGCGAGGCTGTGCGCCACGGGGCCGAGCACCAGCGGCGGGTTGACCGTGACGAGGTCGAAGTTGggcttctccttcttgacAAAGTCCCAGGCCAGGCGCTCGGACTCGACCTTGGAGACGTGGTAGCCCGTGGCGATGGACCGGTTGGCGTCCTTGACCGTGTCCGGGTTCCAGGAGGACTCTGAGAAGGTGGCGTTGGGGTTTGTGAAGTCGTCCTCGGACAGGATGGCCGCAAAGGAGGATGTGATGACGACGCGCTTGACCGACGGCGCGGACCGCTTGACGGCCTCGAGGATGCCCCGCGTGCCGTTGAGCGCCGGCGTGATGATTTCCTTTTGGGCGTCTGTGAAGGTGAAGAATAGGGGGCTGGCCGTGTGGATCACGTACTCGAGATCGCCGTCGGGGCCCGAGGCGATCTTGGCGACGAGGTCGTCAAAGGCGCTGAGGACGGCAATGTCGGGCACAATGGCGACGGACAGACGGCCGCTCTTGACGAGGTCTGCGTGGGCTTCCCTGATGAGGTCGGCCTTGCTCTTTGTGCGGACGGTGGTGATGACTGTGTAGTTTTTGGCGAGGAGCTGTTCGAGGATGTGGGCTGTTTTTTTGGATGAAATCTGTCagttttttctctttttttgctttgcttgcaTGCTTGGATTTTGTTCTGAATCAAGGGGTTTGGGACTGAGATGCAGTTTTGAATGAGCTTGTAGTAACGGAATAGACATACCGGCGATGAAGCCAGAACCACCTGTTTCCCCCTTTTGTTAGCAAAGCTGCGCTTTTACACTCAACACAATAAGAGATCCGCAGCATCAACATACCTGTGAGAAGAACCTTGGTCATTTTGGATATTGCCTTTTtcctttataaaaaaaaaaattcaaatATTCGTGCAGCTGAGAGTTTTTCAGAAGATTGTTATTGCGAGAATTGTCgattataaaaaaaaactcttgATCAAAAAGGTATGCTTCGcacttataaaaaaaaaacccagcggtggaaaggaagaaaacgccggtataaaacaaaaaagtcACCAACACTTTGTTTTACCGCTCCAACATCTTCTCGGAATTGTTAAAAAAAACCCCTCCGGATTTCAAATCACATCtttcatcattttttttcttcttgtcaaacATTTTTTTCGCGTCAAGTCCCGTCATGTCGCATCATCGCGGGGTGGAAAAAGGGTTCCTCCAACCAAACGTGGTCCCAGAGCTCATACGCATATTTCCGAATGTACGTACGGAGTAGTAACATGCACAAGCGACCAACAGGgcaccgcctccagctgAATCTGAATCTACAACCCCAAAAGCGTATAAGACAAAGATGCACAGACTGGGATCCCCAGCAGCGTCTCCGAGCCGTGCGGGCTGGGGAGCCACTTTGGATGCGACGGTGCTCCGTAGGATGGAGGGCAAAAGTTCACATAATCCCGTGGGCTAGGCAGAAAAGTTATATCCGGCATCTGTCCGGGCTTCGGGGCTGGAATAAGTGACAAAGATAAATTGGTTACTATTGCTTGGTATCAATGATTAGTATGGAGTAAAACGTAACGCTTCGGATGCATCTTGAAGGAGTCGAGCGATCTCACCTTTGACCAAGATTAGGAATTTCTTTACCCCCGGCAATGATGATAATGCTCCGTACCTATATGCACATGAGCAGCAATAGCTGGGTTGCTTGATGCAGGTACAATCTTGTGAATTCCAAATCTCACCACTCTGTCGTCTAGGTGCGTGCCCTCAAGCTTCAAGTGTCGTGCTTCACAGATGGAATAGattgaaaagagaaacatcAGTTTCCGAGGTATATGAAAAGCCTAGCGGTGATCAAATGTACAAATAGAATTTTTGTAATACAATACAGTAGCATTTCGTCATCAAGAAATACCCTCCTCCACCCTCCAAGAGCCAATTTCTGGTTCAAATGTGTTCATTTCAGGCCACGCCTCACTGCGTAggagctctctctctctctctctcccccctctctttgCCCATACGTTTTCCGGTGAGATGTAGCTCTTTCTTCCCTCCAGACACATACCATGGTAGGGAATAAACGGGTACAAACCCATCCGAGCCGCTGGGACTGGTTCTGCTTTGATCTGCTTTTTCAATAGTCCCAAGATGGAAAATCATTCCGAatgaggaaacaaaaaaaaaataaacataAAAAATCGCTTCGGCTTGCTCAATAGCCAAAATCCCTTTGGCTACTGCGAAATGAAGAGCTCCATGTACATAACAGAAGGAGTGTGGTTTTCCCACTTTCCCAGCTCGATATCTATCACTTCATCGCATACCATATTGTGCTCCGCTATGCCAAATGATGCCTTCACAACCCAGCCATAATCTTCACTTTGGCATCGCCAATGCCACCTTGCTTCTTATGTAGCAGATGACTtggcagaagctggaggagctggtgtAATAGGTGGGTGAGGTTGAGGAACGCCCAGGCCAGGGGGGCGAGGAATGTCGTCAGGGATCGGCAGGGTCAGGGGTCCCTTGGGTACAATTGTTCGGTCAAGTAGCTTCTCTCCTCGGATCACCTTCTCTACTTCATCTTTATCCAGCGTTTCGTATTGAACAAGTGCCTGCGCCAGCAGATCAAGCTCTTTTCGCTTTTCTGTTAATATCTTTCTCACATCTTCGTATGATTTCCTAAGCGACCTCTGCACTTCGCCTTCAATCAAAGCCTTGGTCTCGGAGCTGAGATTCTCATATCGTCTGCCATATTCAACAGGCCCCAGAGCACTGGACATGCCAAAGTTTGTGACCATCATGAAACTCAAATCAGTGGCCCTCTCCAGATCCTATGGCAGTGGTTAGCACGCAGATTTATAAAAGCAACAAGGAAAAGCTAAGCATACATTGGAAACACCTGAAGTGACTTTGTCATCACCGTATCGCATCTCTTCCGCCATCTTGCCTCCGAGGAGCACGCGAATGTTGGACATATATTCGGCCGCAGTGTAAGAGTACTTATCCATGGCAGGAACATGGGCGGTATGGCCTAGGGAAGGGCCCTTGGGAAGAATCGTAACCTTGTAAAGTCTGTTGGAGCTTTCCTTTTCGAAGAGTTGGACAAGAGCGTGGCCGGCCTCGTGGTATGCCgtcatttccttttctttctccgTCACAACCATTGACTTTCTCTCTGCGCCCATGGTAATTCGGTCGAATGCCCAGTCAATGTCGTTCTTAGAAATCTCGCGGGCCTTGGCCCTGCTAGCGCGTAGCGCCGCGACATTAAGCATGTTCTCAAGATCAGCACCGGATTGTCCAGGAGCGCGTGCAGCAATGGCTTCAAGGTCCACGTCAGGCGACAGCCTGATCTTCTTGGCATGGTGCTTCAAAATGGCGATGCGGCCGCGAACGTCCGGCAAATCCACGTTGATGTGTCGATCGAATCGTCCAGGTCGAGTAAGAGCCTTGTCGAGAAGCTTGGGCAAGTTGGTAGCTGCCATGATGATAATCTTTGTATCCGTGTCGAATCCATCAAGTTCTGTGAGTAGTTGATTCAGGGTCTGCTTGGAATGAGCCTGATCCCTTGGGTTACGCTTTCCGCCAATCGCATCCAGTTcgtcaatgaagatgatAGCAGGggacttggccttggccgcagCAAACAGTTCTCGAACGCGTTTGGCTCCAACACCGACAAAGATTTCGTCGAATTCACTGCCGGACATGTAGAAGAAAGGAACGCCAGCTTCTCCGGCAACAGCACGAGCGAGAAGCGTCTTTCCAGTACCGGGGGGGACCAACCAGCAAAACACCTTTGGGCAGCTTAGCACCGAGGTCAGAGAAACTTTCGGGGTTGCGGAGAAATTCGACAACCTCCTgtagctcttctttggcctcGTCGCATCCATGGACATCGTCGAATCGAGTTGTCTGTTTTTCAGCCTTGACCTCAGAGTCGGCCTTGGCACCTGGCCCACGTCTAAAGGTGCTCAGCGTCTCAATCAGGATTGTCACAGCTGCAAAGCACAGATAGGTGAATACGATGAAAGTAGCGAAGAACTTGACCCAGCGAAAGACAAGCGACCGAGTGGATTCTTGGACGACAACATGGATAGGCTCTCCCTTGACGCCCATTGAGCCACTGAGAGCGgcattggcgatggcctGTTCGTTTCCTGCCCATTGTCCACGCGCAAATCCAGGTGACGCTGTAGCAGTAGCCACGGTGCTCGAACCGCTGTTGAGAGCAGCCAGTGCTCTTTTATAAGCGTCCTCAGTGCCTGCATTCGTCGCAAAACGGCCGGTTTGATATCTTTCCACCAAGATGCCGGGCATGTTTGCTCTCAAAAGGAGCTGGTAGAAGGCGTTTTGAAGATTTGCGTTTCCGGGGTTCCTGTTTGCTGATTCTTCGACAGAAGCTAATTGACTGCGAGAAATTCCATTTGCTGTTCCAAAGCCTCTGTGCTGCATACCGACTGTTCCGGAGAGAACCCGGGTCGTGGACATTGCGCGTAGCGGGGTCGAGACGGCGGGGGCAGATCGCATGAACAGATTGACCAGAGGGGGCGAGACGGTGTTGATGGGCTGGAAGAAAGGGCGTCGAAGGATTGGATTCGCCGCGAGCAAACCAACCCGACCCAGTCCAGAGACGGATGCGCGAATGTCGGTTGGTGCCATCACGCTGGGGGTGGTAGCCTTAAGAACGGACGCCGGTGCCTGTTGGAGGAAATCGGGTAACTGGATCCGCGTCGACTAGATACATAATCAAAGTTAGATCTATGGGTGCGTACAGATGATTCGCAAGAGGTCATTCACCTTCTCTGTCGCTTCGGCAGAGGAGTCTGATCGCGCAGTCTCGGTTGTAGCAGTCGCATCGATTTGCTGGTGGGGCACGGCCGAAGGTCGCCAGGGCCTCGCAAGAGTGCTTGTTATCGAAGGCAAAGTGTccgctgcggctgctgccactgaCTATTCATCGATCTGTCAGCACCTGGCTTCGGTTTTCGGAGTTCAAGGGCGCTCAGTTCGGCATGGATggcgagaggcgagaggGCAAGTACTTACAGGCAGCAGGCCACCGTGGAACGCCATCGTCACGGATGACGTCGCCTATATCAAGGCGAGAGTTGAACGGTGAATGTCAAGCCCAGCGACAGTCGGgatgaaagaagacaagagacagTGAGACAAGCGACAGCCAATGCCGGCCTATCGTATGACGTGGTGTAGCAGCCTGTCCGGCCGGGACCTGGCGCTA from Trichoderma atroviride chromosome 3, complete sequence encodes the following:
- a CDS encoding uncharacterized protein (EggNog:ENOG41~TransMembrane:1 (o194-215i)) — translated: MDKTNCIDGSHVIQDLFGCSAECQTQFLTLLASSNGMLDTICRALPDRHGGGRDAFHIPYHCGSQLCRISGKEDADQQSFISRLISSCERLFNLEQPGQAHAVSDDEQKHMHQQDKLSTAPAVAFPAATPSEFVKEGFHTVTITKYLSDIPSTVPELTASGLSAIHLATPAESSKYQHRQRSTVANQVSSTTKVTIGVSVMVGVLVIIGFIVWHLRMKIRFRNKRQISRRPIKSSSPPASPLISPSSSHAAPPKAPLTPPARLQERRFLLPRALSLRRNNQRRQYQDVSVRDKAGMPLAPLPPLSVSRVRRSPGEGERQTITATTTISLTTSPTGPPRNDTPSETSISSVFSHVSTVRATSNASTSSAPNKYNSVTAAEIPRLPSRVYEMPSPVGHLASPGPPPTRALPSLPLDGRASPLKSPLSPTSLARRGSPSIGSMSESSIGVSEGNGDFQRPQGGNSQSGSRGSIEVPLKSPRRVRHVRSPLLNEVRLDKVV
- a CDS encoding uncharacterized protein (MEROPS:MER0002197), encoding MSMDATRPKKSYRRLSNFSATPKVSLTSVLSCPKVFCWLVPPGTGKTLLARAVAGEAGVPFFYMSGSEFDEIFVGVGAKRVRELFAAAKAKSPAIIFIDELDAIGGKRNPRDQAHSKQTLNQLLTELDGFDTDTKIIIMAATNLPKLLDKALTRPGRFDRHINVDLPDVRGRIAILKHHAKKIRLSPDVDLEAIAARAPGQSGADLENMLNVAALRASRAKAREISKNDIDWAFDRITMGAERKSMVVTEKEKEMTAYHEAGHALVQLFEKESSNRLYKVTILPKGPSLGHTAHVPAMDKYSYTAAEYMSNIRVLLGGKMAEEMRYGDDKVTSGVSNDLERATDLSFMMVTNFGMSSALGPVEYGRRYENLSSETKALIEGEVQRSLRKSYEDVRKILTEKRKELDLLAQALVQYETLDKDEVEKVIRGEKLLDRTIVPKGPLTLPIPDDIPRPPGLGVPQPHPPITPAPPASAKSSAT